From Helicoverpa zea isolate HzStark_Cry1AcR chromosome 23, ilHelZeax1.1, whole genome shotgun sequence, one genomic window encodes:
- the LOC124641922 gene encoding uncharacterized protein LOC124641922 isoform X1 — MLKFKKMGSDKVPLLLVTANVGSIFEDPSVMLPIWTSEFLQAVSRMDPKFIALHLQEVGGKAYEKSMQYVQDFVQRLCDCPELRLFDKIRIFLDEDFSSPEKFTALGNMYFAHSSLTDLKIWDFEQKAYVEATGKEVHAGNIEKVTTKEKAKFPQHFFPECKWSRKGFLRTRWWIRGTAVEFVNIHLFHDASNLLAIEPFPSVYCRSRRRALRHTLRHLHSDVNAAPYFIFGDFNFRTDTAGVVKKVTEDLSGSRLQNGTNVDACKLQYRAPGDGRLVLTIGKKEFSHVDHQKIFREPWLQRFDRELEALRPQLYEFPVKFPPTYPFEEDPLLPTHYMKTRCPAWCDRILLSQSARLLVQTQDTARPADNRHMHSSRKSVTDSTDSSGRVSSSDSSPARSGSPARQNTQGSPGKTLEKKSSMAELDALSVPVANMNFSRKSIADPTSVQQAISARMCEAEGTRRRLVRNQSEGEPAPRRDPHTRRRVAYGVIGDAACMGDHKPIYLRVMLQTDRGSTPCCNPLLCPLPATLSLTSRASPLPRLPTDPDLYANKKLKLPPSTSHPDKLTDENLKRTRTGSLNESMFRIPHVEITSADGSYDGIYVNDIDNTLLSVRRCVDPYTPESIDSHSPNVEASSGSDELSVEVTEISTNKSTKLSRDRSVSPTQLKNRLDKLLSDKDDKVKSIPEIQRLNSRESCKSEASKSKGGLCCLALKCYGFCRRKARKVKCDCSGLTKCCT; from the exons CCATCAGTAATGCTACCAATATGGACGTCAGAATTCCTGCAGGCCGTCTCCCGAATGGACCCGAAGTTCATAGCCCTTCATCTTCAGGAAGTCGGCGGCAAGGCTTATGAGAAGTCCATGCAGTACGTCCAGGACTTCGTCCAGAGACTCTGTGACTGTCCAGAGCTGAGGCTCTTCGATAAGATCAGGATATTTCTGGACGAGGACTTCAGCTCTCCGGAGAAGTTTACG GCTCTAGGCAACATGTACTTCGCCCATTCCTCTCTAACCGACCTGAAGATATGGGACTTCGAGCAGAAGGCTTACGTGGAAGCCACAGGCAAGGAGGTCCATGCTGGCAACATTGAGAAGGTCACCACCAAAGAGAAGGCCAAGTTTCCGCAGCATTTCTTCCCGGAG TGTAAATGGTCGCGCAAAGGGTTCCTGCGCACGCGCTGGTGGATCCGCGGCACGGCGGTGGAGTTCGTCAACATACATCTGTTTCACGACGCCTCTAACCTGCTGGCTATTGAGCCTTTCCCTTCT GTATACTGCAGATCGCGGCGCCGCGCGTTACGTCACACGCTGCGTCACCTGCACTCCGACGTCAACGCGGCTCCATACTTCATATTCGGAGACTTTAACTTCAGGACTGATACTGCTGGCGTTGTTAAG AAGGTGACAGAAGATCTCTCCGGCAGCCGCTTACAGAACGGCACCAACGTGGATGCCTGTAAGCTGCAGTACCGCGCCCCTGGGGACGGCAGGCTGGTGCTGACGATAGGCAAGAAGGAGTTCTCCCATGTCGACCATCAGAAGATATTTAGGGAGCCTTGG TTGCAGCGCTTCGACCGCGAGCTGGAGGCGCTGCGGCCGCAGCTGTACGAGTTCCCCGTCAAGTTCCCCCCCACATACCCCTTCGAGGAGGACCCGCTGCTGCCCACGCACTACATGAAGACCAG ATGTCCAGCCTGGTGTGACAGGATTCTGTTGTCGCAGTCGGCGCGGCTGCTGGTGCAGACGCAGGACACTGCCCGACCTGCTGATAATAGACATATGCATTCCTCTAG GAAGTCAGTGACAGACTCAACGGACAGCAGCGGTCGAGTGTCGTCTTCCGACAGCAGCCCCGCAAGGTCCGGCTCGCCTGCGAGGCAGAATACACAG GGCAGTCCAGGCAAGACTTTAGAGAAGAAAAGCAGTATGGCAGAGCTCGACGCTCTATCCGTACCCGTCGCCAACATGAACTTCAGCCGCAAGAGCATCGCCGACCCCACCAGCGTGCAGCAGGCCATCAGTGCCAG GATGTGTGAGGCAGAAGGCACACGTCGTCGGCTGGTGCGCAACCAGTCGGAGGGCGAGCCCGCGCCCCGACGCGACCCCCACACGCGCCGACGCGTCGCTTACGGCGTCATAGGCGACGCCGCCTGCATGGGGGATCATAAG CCAATCTACTTACGCGTGATGCTACAAACGGACCGAGGTAGTACTCCCTGCTGCAACCCCCTCCTCTGTCCCCTCCCCGCCACCCTGTCCCTCACCTCCCGCGCCTCCCCCCTCCCCCGCCTGCCTACAGACCCCGACCTCTACGCCAACAAGAAACTCAAACTACCCCCCTCTACTAGCCACCCAGACAAATTAACAGACGAAAACCTTAAACGTACTAGAACGGGCTCATTAAACGAATCTATGTTCCGAATACCACATGTAGAAATAACTAGTGCTGACGGTAGTTACGATGGAATTTACGTTAACGATATCGATAATACTCTTTTGTCTGTTCGACGATGTGTCGATCCTTATACGCCAGAAAGTATCGATTCCCACAGCCCTAATGTCGAAGCTTCATCTGGTTCCGATGAATTATCTGTCGAAGTGACAGAAATATCGACTAACAAATCGACTAAATTGAGCCGAGACAGAAGCGTTTCACCAACACAGTTAAAGAATCGATTAGATAAGTTACTATCGGATAAAGATGATAAGGTTAAATCGATACCTGAAATTCAGAGGTTGAATAGTCGGGAGTCGTGTAAGTCTGAGGCTAGTAAAAGTAAAGGTGGTTTGTGTTGTTTAGCACTAAAATGTTATGGGTTCTGTAGGCGGAAGGCGAGGAAAGTCAAATGTGATTGTAGCGGCTTAACCAAGTGTTGCActtaa
- the LOC124641922 gene encoding inositol polyphosphate-5-phosphatase A isoform X2 yields MLKFKKMGSDKVPLLLVTANVGSIFEDPSVMLPIWTSEFLQAVSRMDPKFIALHLQEVGGKAYEKSMQYVQDFVQRLCDCPELRLFDKIRIFLDEDFSSPEKFTALGNMYFAHSSLTDLKIWDFEQKAYVEATGKEVHAGNIEKVTTKEKAKFPQHFFPECKWSRKGFLRTRWWIRGTAVEFVNIHLFHDASNLLAIEPFPSVYCRSRRRALRHTLRHLHSDVNAAPYFIFGDFNFRTDTAGVVKKVTEDLSGSRLQNGTNVDACKLQYRAPGDGRLVLTIGKKEFSHVDHQKIFREPWLQRFDRELEALRPQLYEFPVKFPPTYPFEEDPLLPTHYMKTRCPAWCDRILLSQSARLLVQTQDTARPADNRHMHSSRKSVTDSTDSSGRVSSSDSSPARSGSPARQNTQGSPGKTLEKKSSMAELDALSVPVANMNFSRKSIADPTSVQQAISARMCEAEGTRRRLVRNQSEGEPAPRRDPHTRRRVAYGVIGDAACMGDHKPIYLRVMLQTDRGNFRQEFHSESSPKHIKTEDPETADSVTDTPSSRYIHFNMESPNSIFKETDI; encoded by the exons CCATCAGTAATGCTACCAATATGGACGTCAGAATTCCTGCAGGCCGTCTCCCGAATGGACCCGAAGTTCATAGCCCTTCATCTTCAGGAAGTCGGCGGCAAGGCTTATGAGAAGTCCATGCAGTACGTCCAGGACTTCGTCCAGAGACTCTGTGACTGTCCAGAGCTGAGGCTCTTCGATAAGATCAGGATATTTCTGGACGAGGACTTCAGCTCTCCGGAGAAGTTTACG GCTCTAGGCAACATGTACTTCGCCCATTCCTCTCTAACCGACCTGAAGATATGGGACTTCGAGCAGAAGGCTTACGTGGAAGCCACAGGCAAGGAGGTCCATGCTGGCAACATTGAGAAGGTCACCACCAAAGAGAAGGCCAAGTTTCCGCAGCATTTCTTCCCGGAG TGTAAATGGTCGCGCAAAGGGTTCCTGCGCACGCGCTGGTGGATCCGCGGCACGGCGGTGGAGTTCGTCAACATACATCTGTTTCACGACGCCTCTAACCTGCTGGCTATTGAGCCTTTCCCTTCT GTATACTGCAGATCGCGGCGCCGCGCGTTACGTCACACGCTGCGTCACCTGCACTCCGACGTCAACGCGGCTCCATACTTCATATTCGGAGACTTTAACTTCAGGACTGATACTGCTGGCGTTGTTAAG AAGGTGACAGAAGATCTCTCCGGCAGCCGCTTACAGAACGGCACCAACGTGGATGCCTGTAAGCTGCAGTACCGCGCCCCTGGGGACGGCAGGCTGGTGCTGACGATAGGCAAGAAGGAGTTCTCCCATGTCGACCATCAGAAGATATTTAGGGAGCCTTGG TTGCAGCGCTTCGACCGCGAGCTGGAGGCGCTGCGGCCGCAGCTGTACGAGTTCCCCGTCAAGTTCCCCCCCACATACCCCTTCGAGGAGGACCCGCTGCTGCCCACGCACTACATGAAGACCAG ATGTCCAGCCTGGTGTGACAGGATTCTGTTGTCGCAGTCGGCGCGGCTGCTGGTGCAGACGCAGGACACTGCCCGACCTGCTGATAATAGACATATGCATTCCTCTAG GAAGTCAGTGACAGACTCAACGGACAGCAGCGGTCGAGTGTCGTCTTCCGACAGCAGCCCCGCAAGGTCCGGCTCGCCTGCGAGGCAGAATACACAG GGCAGTCCAGGCAAGACTTTAGAGAAGAAAAGCAGTATGGCAGAGCTCGACGCTCTATCCGTACCCGTCGCCAACATGAACTTCAGCCGCAAGAGCATCGCCGACCCCACCAGCGTGCAGCAGGCCATCAGTGCCAG GATGTGTGAGGCAGAAGGCACACGTCGTCGGCTGGTGCGCAACCAGTCGGAGGGCGAGCCCGCGCCCCGACGCGACCCCCACACGCGCCGACGCGTCGCTTACGGCGTCATAGGCGACGCCGCCTGCATGGGGGATCATAAG CCAATCTACTTACGCGTGATGCTACAAACGGACCGAG GCAACTTTCGCCAGGAGTTTCATTCTGAATCGTCTCCCAAACACATTAAGACCGAAGACCCGGAGACAGCCGACAGCGTCACCGATACACCCAGCTCACGGTACATACACTTCAATATGGAAAGCCCTAACAGTATATTTAAAGAAActgatatataa